Genomic DNA from Brienomyrus brachyistius isolate T26 chromosome 22, BBRACH_0.4, whole genome shotgun sequence:
ATGCTAAATCCTACATAGATGAATTCACAATCCATTTCATGGGTATACAAGACGGAAATATGGCAAACCAGTTTGTATTTAGATATCAAATATCTATTAGTAAAACAAATATGACAATGAAGATCGATTCTAAATTTGAACAGATCACACGCGAGACAAGAGGGAGAATGTTTCATGTTTTGCTGAAAAACGTTTATTGTCTTCAAAACAAAGGTTTCCCCTCCGCAGTATTCAgcatgaattttaaattaaatgtgaAGGCAATGcaaaaagataaaataaaacgTGGAAGAAAATATTCACAGTCACAATTAATCCCACAAATAGACTCGATGTGTCACCAAGCCGCTCTTCAATAAGACGCTCCAGTTCTACCAGTAATTGCTGTACTTTCAGGCTACAAATATACTCGCACACCTAGACAGAATGAGGTACGTAACGACATCGCTTCCGGCAAGCTATGCAGCAAATTTCACATCTATAAAGTGCTTTCACTGTACAATGCTTTTACCGAACGCCTGCTTATTAAAGTCGGTACTCCTAGATTTACATTTACGGTGTTTAAAAAGTAGACTAAGGATTCTCTAGACCCTTGTCCTTCGCATGTCGATCGACATACAAAAGAAGTTTTCACTTTCGCCTTTTCAAGTAGCTAATCTCTCAGCAATGCTGCGGGTAATTGCATGGTCAAATCAATACCATTATACAGAATTGCATTAGAAACCTCAGAAGACAAGATTATtgcaggaggggaaaaaaaacagcagtaTTATCTTTACATGCAGTCTTCTCACCATCTGTGTATTTACAAAATTGTATTTCCTGTACAATACCGACATTGTTACAAAAAAATGACTTGAGTAAATTAAGTCAACTGCTGCCGTCTGAGATCTCAAACAGACCCTTTTATTTTTGGTcgtctttctctttttctttctcCTTCTCGTCTTTGTCCTTTTCCTTGTTCTTTTTCGACTTCTTTTTCTTATGCTTGTGTTTCTGACCTTTCTGCTCAGTCTCGGACTCATTGCTTGTGTGCttcttgtgttttttgtgtttcttGTGCTTCTTATGCTTCTTCTTGTCCTTCTTTTCCTTTTTGTCTTTACGCTTCTTCTTGCTGTCCTGGCTGCCACCGGAGCTGGCACTGCTGCTGCGGGCATGACTTCCCGAAGGGGAGGGGCTGGCACTGGCACTCGGGCTGCTGTCCGGGCCCCGGTCCCTGGCCCTCTGCTCTGCTCGTCCATCGGCATCCGAGGCTTCGCTGTCACTCTCACTGTAGTCGGGGACGAAGGCTGCCTCGTCCGTCTCGCGGCCCAGGTCGGAGGAAAGTCGTGTGGACCGGACTGAGGGAGGCTTGGCTTTGCTGTGGTCACGCTCGACACGGCCTCCAGCCCGATCTGTCTCAGTCCTGGGTTCAGGGGAGCTGGCCCTATGGGGGGGCTTGTGGGAGCTGTGCTCCTTGTCTCTGGAGTcccttgtctcccttgtgtccTTACTGTCCCTTACATCTCTAGACTCCCTTGTGTCCTGGTGCCTATTGCTCTGCCCTTCTTTGCCAGATGACCTCTCAGCCTTCCGAGGTTCAGACTCTTGTCTTGGTGGCTCTGGGGCACTCTGAGATGGCTTCTTGTCTCGGCTGGGGCTGTGCTCTGACCTCCGGGACTCTGAGGGCccagacccccccaatcccctctTTGCCACATCTGTAtccctctctctatctctctctctattGCGGGGAGGCTGGCTGTGCTCCTTTGAGGGTTGTGGGGACTCCCGCCTTTTGGCAGGTTCCCTGGGTTTGCTGTCTTTGGGTTTTGATGAAGAGTGATCCCTTTGGCTTGGCCTGTGCTCTGGTCTCCTGTCAGAGCTAGCAGAGCTACCTTCCTTGCTGCCAGGCTTCCGTGATGTTGCATCAGCTTTGTCTGCTGGCCTGTCCCTAGAGGAGTGAGAAGTAGAAGAGCTGCTCCTATCACTACCATGGTCACCGCCAcgttctccctctttctctctgttcCTCTCCCTGTCTGTGCTCAGGACCATAGGTTTTCTCTTGTCTGCAGACTCCCTCTCTGCAGCGCTccgctccctctccctccccttctcTCGTTCTCTCTCCCACTCCTTCTCTTTATCCCTCTCTTTGTCATTTGGAGGGGAGACCTTTGCAGGCTTAGTTTCTGTCACAACTTCAACCTTCACAGTTTCCTTAGCAGCAGGGGTAACTCGTTCTGGCTGCGGTGAGTTCTTGTCATTGGCCCTCACAGCGGTGCTTTCAGGGGCAGCGGGGGCAGGTGTGGAGTTGTCCTTCCCCGGGGGCAAGGATGCCTTGGCCTCCTCATCCTCAGATTCATAATCTTCCTTTTCCCATTTGGAGCGAGGAACTTGGATCATGACTATCTCATCTTCTGCAGGAGTGGAGCTGTCATTAGTATACTCCTCTAGGGTTTTCACCACAGTTTTCTTCAGGTCCTGCTTCTCCTCGACCTTCTTGATGGGACTTCCCCCTGTGGAACTTGTACTAAAATCAAGAGAGAAATGGCACCTTTATTTCATACACAAAGCATTACAAAAATGTCCTCATAACTAACAGGCAATAAGACACtttgtatatatacacaattcTCTGATTTCACATTTTCAAACTTTCAAACAATAAAAATGGTCTTACCTGGTATAGTCTACCAACAAGCTGGAGCCATCAGGAGCTGGTATTTTCCTACGGATCTTGCTCTTTGTCTTCTCAGGTCTGCTCTttccagcaccatctgaagaTTCCTCTACAATAGGTGCGCAGTCCGTGCTCCCTATCTTCTTGCCAATCTCACGGTTAATCTTGATCTTCCTCAAAGGCACAGGCTTTACCTCCTTCTCCATCAGAGGTCGAATAGCTGGTCTTTCTTTCTCTGCAGGCTTTTCACCCTCAGGCTTGGGTTTGGGTTTTGGGGATCCTTTGGCCACCTCGGTCGCTTCAACTTTGGGTGATCTGACCAGAGAGCCATCTGGGTCCTTCTCTGGAGCTTTCTCCTCTTTTCGTTTCCTTTTCTCGGGTTTGGCTTCGGTGGTTTTGTTGGCCGGCCTATCCTCGCTCTTGATGGCCTTCTCAGTCTCTGTTTTGGGCTTCTCGTCCTTGTTGGGGGCTTTGTCATGTCTGGGAGCCTCCTTCACATGCTCTTTCTTCACCTTTGGCTCTTCTTTTGCAGGCTTGGGCTCCTGGCTATGTTTCGTGGGCTTTTGTACCACCCTTCGGGTTGGTGGAGCCTTTTCCTCTCTCTGTGATGTGTGCTGCTTGCCAGAATCTACTTTCTGAGAGAAGTCCTCCTTTGCCCTTTTGACTACCGGCTCACAGCGGGGTGACTTTTCACGATCCAGGTCTGCTTCTTTCTCCCTGCAGGACTTTGAGGTCTTCATAGACGACTCCTTCTTAGGGGTATTTGCCTCTGGTTTCCGCTTCAGCTTCTCACTTTTACCTTTGACTTTGTCCCTGCGATCTTTGTCTGAGGAAGCCTTGTAGGGCACGGTTGGGCTCTCCATGGGTTCATCCCTAACGGGTGTAGCATCATCACGACTGGAGGCCATCAGCATGCCATCTCCCTTCCGGTCCTCCTTCCTCCCATCATCCATGGAATCTGAGTGACTGAAGGAATCTCCCTCCTCTCCTTTCCTCTTTTTCCGgtgcttcttgtgcttcaagcctTTGGGATCTCCAGGGCCACTTCCGCTAGGCTCCCTATCTTTAGGACCCTTCTGTGGCTCTTTCCCTGCATTGCCTACACCGCCAAGGCCATGACCCTCCTTAAATGGAAATTTGTCCTGGTAGGCCTGTGGCCCATGACGACCTCTTGGGAGTAAGCTATGGCTCTGGCCTGGAGCAGAGTACTCTTCCCTTCTCCCACGTCCATATGGCGAGTTCTCCCTGGGTCGTGGTGGGGCAAACCGTTCTGGGGTGAATGGTTCTCTGCCCGCTGGTGGAGCCCTCCCTCGGGGCATGTTGCCTGGTGGATTGTTGTAGTTCTTGAAGTATTTCTCATACCATTCCCGATACTCCCTCTCCCATTCCCTGTAT
This window encodes:
- the rbbp6 gene encoding E3 ubiquitin-protein ligase RBBP6 isoform X2; this translates as MSCVHYKFSSKLNYDTVTFDGLHITLSDLKRQIMGREKLKAADCDLQITNAQTKEEYTDDGALIPKNSSVIIRRIPIGGVKSTSKTYVIDRSEPSSGPSKAIDDSAASITLAQLSKTANLAEANASEEDKIRAMMSQSNHEYDPVHYMKKMVGPPPPNYTCFRCGKNGHYIRNCPTNGDKSFEAPQRIKKSTGIPRSFMMEVDDPSMKGAMLTNTGRYAIPTIDAEAYAIGKKEKPPFLPPEQSSSSEEEDPVPDELLCLICKDLMTDAVVIPCCGNSYCDDCIRTCLLESEEHVCPTCHQSDVSPDALIANKFLRQAVNNFKNETGYTKRMRKAPAQPAAPVVPPQPRVQRPVQPIRPPTSRQQDPLLANVPRPTTTATPPPATPAVSAPGTHVVPTPPTAAASTPSMQAGAAAGVPGYSAASPSPQRSIKQEEPVLSKELENVPSAPSVMVSADPPLTTPVIPKGFHVPVMDQPHSLGHSIPRTGQLLRPNLPRPSRPAWDTTAGRGRSHSDRPQRLQAPLPVPPPVYMPTPALFAPPQHAMPQPPGLAPQPYPLQYPTGQPPATNYNVPPPVYPPAPAAVSTQWVPPGAQPPIGNPIPQLGPAPFLSKEEFYRQQRRLKEEEKSKLEEFTNDFAKELLAYRKIQKQRRSYSRSKSPYRGSSYSESSYSYSKSRSRSRSPRSYSRSLSRSRSRSRSRSRSRSYSRSPYGRRGGRGRSRSYRSRSRSHGYHRSRTRSPSYRGRDGGSTSAGAYRSRSRSPAAYRSHTPPKKPMPLLQLDGDRKYVNRYREPPPYDAKAYYGRNIDQGDPYERERYREWEREYREWYEKYFKNYNNPPGNMPRGRAPPAGREPFTPERFAPPRPRENSPYGRGRREEYSAPGQSHSLLPRGRHGPQAYQDKFPFKEGHGLGGVGNAGKEPQKGPKDREPSGSGPGDPKGLKHKKHRKKRKGEEGDSFSHSDSMDDGRKEDRKGDGMLMASSRDDATPVRDEPMESPTVPYKASSDKDRRDKVKGKSEKLKRKPEANTPKKESSMKTSKSCREKEADLDREKSPRCEPVVKRAKEDFSQKVDSGKQHTSQREEKAPPTRRVVQKPTKHSQEPKPAKEEPKVKKEHVKEAPRHDKAPNKDEKPKTETEKAIKSEDRPANKTTEAKPEKRKRKEEKAPEKDPDGSLVRSPKVEATEVAKGSPKPKPKPEGEKPAEKERPAIRPLMEKEVKPVPLRKIKINREIGKKIGSTDCAPIVEESSDGAGKSRPEKTKSKIRRKIPAPDGSSLLVDYTSTSSTGGSPIKKVEEKQDLKKTVVKTLEEYTNDSSTPAEDEIVMIQVPRSKWEKEDYESEDEEAKASLPPGKDNSTPAPAAPESTAVRANDKNSPQPERVTPAAKETVKVEVVTETKPAKVSPPNDKERDKEKEWEREREKGRERERSAAERESADKRKPMVLSTDRERNREKEGERGGDHGSDRSSSSTSHSSRDRPADKADATSRKPGSKEGSSASSDRRPEHRPSQRDHSSSKPKDSKPREPAKRRESPQPSKEHSQPPRNRERDRERDTDVAKRGLGGSGPSESRRSEHSPSRDKKPSQSAPEPPRQESEPRKAERSSGKEGQSNRHQDTRESRDVRDSKDTRETRDSRDKEHSSHKPPHRASSPEPRTETDRAGGRVERDHSKAKPPSVRSTRLSSDLGRETDEAAFVPDYSESDSEASDADGRAEQRARDRGPDSSPSASASPSPSGSHARSSSASSGGSQDSKKKRKDKKEKKDKKKHKKHKKHKKHKKHTSNESETEQKGQKHKHKKKKSKKNKEKDKDEKEKEKEKDDQK
- the rbbp6 gene encoding E3 ubiquitin-protein ligase RBBP6 isoform X1, giving the protein MSCVHYKFSSKLNYDTVTFDGLHITLSDLKRQIMGREKLKAADCDLQITNAQTKEEYTDDGALIPKNSSVIIRRIPIGGVKSTSKTYVIDRSEPSSGPSKAIDDSAASITLAQLSKTANLAEANASEEDKIRAMMSQSNHEYDPVHYMKKMVGPPPPNYTCFRCGKNGHYIRNCPTNGDKSFEAPQRIKKSTGIPRSFMMEVDDPSMKGAMLTNTGRYAIPTIDAEAYAIGKKEKPPFLPPEQSSSSEEEDPVPDELLCLICKDLMTDAVVIPCCGNSYCDDCIRTCLLESEEHVCPTCHQSDVSPDALIANKFLRQAVNNFKNETGYTKRMRKAPAQPAAPVVPPQPRVQRPVQPIRPPTSRQQDPLLANVPRPTTTATPPPATPAVSAPGTHVVPTPPTAAASTPSMQAGAAAGVPGYSAASPSPQRSIKQEEPVLSKELENVPSAPSVMVSADPPLTTPVIPKGFHVPVMDQPHSLGHSIPRTGQLLRPNLPRPSRPAWDTTAGRGRSHSDRPQRLQAPLPVPPPVYMPTPALFAPPQHAMPQPPGLAPQPYPLQYPTGQPPATNYNVPPPVYPPAPAAVSTQWVPPGAQPPIGNPIPQLGPAPFLSKEEFYRQQRRLKEDSHCQFIAREKSKLEEFTNDFAKELLAYRKIQKQRRSYSRSKSPYRGSSYSESSYSYSKSRSRSRSPRSYSRSLSRSRSRSRSRSRSRSYSRSPYGRRGGRGRSRSYRSRSRSHGYHRSRTRSPSYRGRDGGSTSAGAYRSRSRSPAAYRSHTPPKKPMPLLQLDGDRKYVNRYREPPPYDAKAYYGRNIDQGDPYERERYREWEREYREWYEKYFKNYNNPPGNMPRGRAPPAGREPFTPERFAPPRPRENSPYGRGRREEYSAPGQSHSLLPRGRHGPQAYQDKFPFKEGHGLGGVGNAGKEPQKGPKDREPSGSGPGDPKGLKHKKHRKKRKGEEGDSFSHSDSMDDGRKEDRKGDGMLMASSRDDATPVRDEPMESPTVPYKASSDKDRRDKVKGKSEKLKRKPEANTPKKESSMKTSKSCREKEADLDREKSPRCEPVVKRAKEDFSQKVDSGKQHTSQREEKAPPTRRVVQKPTKHSQEPKPAKEEPKVKKEHVKEAPRHDKAPNKDEKPKTETEKAIKSEDRPANKTTEAKPEKRKRKEEKAPEKDPDGSLVRSPKVEATEVAKGSPKPKPKPEGEKPAEKERPAIRPLMEKEVKPVPLRKIKINREIGKKIGSTDCAPIVEESSDGAGKSRPEKTKSKIRRKIPAPDGSSLLVDYTSTSSTGGSPIKKVEEKQDLKKTVVKTLEEYTNDSSTPAEDEIVMIQVPRSKWEKEDYESEDEEAKASLPPGKDNSTPAPAAPESTAVRANDKNSPQPERVTPAAKETVKVEVVTETKPAKVSPPNDKERDKEKEWEREREKGRERERSAAERESADKRKPMVLSTDRERNREKEGERGGDHGSDRSSSSTSHSSRDRPADKADATSRKPGSKEGSSASSDRRPEHRPSQRDHSSSKPKDSKPREPAKRRESPQPSKEHSQPPRNRERDRERDTDVAKRGLGGSGPSESRRSEHSPSRDKKPSQSAPEPPRQESEPRKAERSSGKEGQSNRHQDTRESRDVRDSKDTRETRDSRDKEHSSHKPPHRASSPEPRTETDRAGGRVERDHSKAKPPSVRSTRLSSDLGRETDEAAFVPDYSESDSEASDADGRAEQRARDRGPDSSPSASASPSPSGSHARSSSASSGGSQDSKKKRKDKKEKKDKKKHKKHKKHKKHKKHTSNESETEQKGQKHKHKKKKSKKNKEKDKDEKEKEKEKDDQK